One window of the Pedobacter ginsengisoli genome contains the following:
- a CDS encoding PLDc N-terminal domain-containing protein, with amino-acid sequence MIYLVLLYLFCIIYGIIHAVKNNSINYVEKAFWIIIIIIIPVGACLYLRSTFVTKH; translated from the coding sequence ATGATCTATTTAGTATTACTCTATCTTTTCTGCATAATTTATGGGATTATTCATGCCGTTAAGAATAACTCCATAAATTATGTAGAAAAAGCCTTTTGGATCATCATAATTATTATAATTCCGGTAGGGGCTTGCTTATACTTAAGAAGTACATTTGTTACTAAACATTAA
- a CDS encoding glycoside hydrolase family 5 protein — MERRKFLQLGVGLTVAGILAPTFVKSSPLAVPNKLPLWRGFNLLEKFNGDHNQPFQKTDFQMMAKWGFNFARLPMSYHCWSKPDNWLQMDENVLKEIDQAIEYGIKYKIHVNLNLHRIPGYCVNPPNEPLNLWKDDQALEAAAFHWQTFAKRYKRINSKKLSFDLINEPSNVEEPDYVRVVTRIVNAIRQEDPDRLIVIDGLHYGTKPVFGAADLNVGQSTRGYGPMQVSHYKASWVKADWNVPTWPLNPDGNDKWDKDRLKRDIFDPWKSLMDQGVGVHVGEWGAYQHTPHDVSLSWMKDNLEIWKENGWGWSLWNLRGSFGILDSERQDVAYEDYNGHKLDRKMLELLQQY; from the coding sequence ATGGAAAGAAGAAAATTCCTTCAATTGGGAGTGGGTTTAACAGTGGCAGGCATCCTGGCACCTACATTTGTTAAATCTAGTCCTTTAGCGGTACCAAACAAATTACCACTTTGGCGTGGTTTTAATCTGTTAGAGAAATTTAATGGAGATCATAACCAGCCTTTTCAGAAAACAGATTTTCAAATGATGGCTAAGTGGGGTTTTAACTTTGCCCGCTTACCAATGTCATATCATTGCTGGTCAAAACCTGATAATTGGCTTCAAATGGACGAAAATGTTTTGAAAGAAATAGATCAGGCAATTGAGTACGGAATTAAATATAAAATTCATGTTAACCTCAATCTACATCGGATTCCTGGTTATTGTGTTAATCCACCTAATGAACCGCTTAATTTATGGAAAGATGATCAGGCACTAGAAGCTGCTGCTTTCCATTGGCAAACTTTTGCTAAAAGATACAAGCGCATTAATAGTAAGAAATTGAGCTTTGACCTGATAAATGAACCTTCAAATGTTGAAGAGCCGGATTATGTAAGGGTGGTTACCCGAATTGTTAATGCCATACGTCAGGAAGATCCGGATCGGTTAATTGTTATCGATGGTCTTCATTATGGAACTAAGCCTGTTTTTGGTGCGGCCGATTTAAATGTTGGGCAAAGTACCAGAGGATATGGTCCCATGCAGGTAAGTCATTATAAAGCATCCTGGGTTAAGGCAGATTGGAACGTTCCAACCTGGCCTTTAAATCCGGACGGTAATGATAAGTGGGACAAAGATCGGCTGAAACGGGATATATTTGATCCCTGGAAAAGTCTAATGGATCAGGGTGTGGGAGTTCATGTGGGTGAGTGGGGCGCATACCAGCATACACCTCATGATGTTTCGCTTTCATGGATGAAAGATAATCTCGAAATATGGAAAGAGAACGGCTGGGGTTGGTCTTTATGGAATTTGCGCGGTAGTTTTGGTATTCTTGATAGCGAACGACAAGATGTAGCATATGAAGACTACAATGGCCATAAGCTAGATCGTAAAATGCTTGAATTACTTCAGCAGTACTAA